A window from Chromatiaceae bacterium encodes these proteins:
- a CDS encoding (Fe-S)-binding protein, with protein sequence MPRPEPDQRLKLELDRCVKCGLCLPECPTYRLRTNENESPRGRIALIEGLVGGRLSADAPLMRHLDSCLACRRCERVCPSKVRYGHLIDTVRARTPHQVPFPLRWLDRPGVMRLGTRLARLLPLGLSRPFGALQRMHRLARALPIRGAAPAPGDYPPLGEARRGRIALFVGCAGSAQQPGTLGAALTLLRRVGFTVSIVTEPGCCGALAQHAGDTRRAAQLAERNRRALDGGFDAIVSVASGCGIHLDDYAPALPAPHYDINRFLIEQGRLSADDFRPSNRSVALHTPCSVQNVYRGEKWARELLALIPQLRVEALGEAGQCCGAAGDYMLRHPHTAQQLRKPLLAQFVALGSESLLTSNIGCAMHLADGLRENPLPVHVLHPVELLAEQLK encoded by the coding sequence CCACGGGGCCGCATCGCATTGATCGAAGGACTGGTCGGTGGCCGCCTGAGCGCCGATGCACCGTTGATGCGCCACCTGGACAGCTGCCTGGCATGCCGACGCTGCGAACGGGTCTGCCCATCCAAGGTACGCTACGGCCACTTGATCGACACGGTGCGCGCCAGGACACCACATCAGGTCCCGTTTCCGTTGCGCTGGCTAGACCGTCCAGGCGTCATGCGGCTGGGAACCCGGCTGGCCCGGCTGTTGCCCCTTGGCCTGTCACGACCGTTCGGTGCGCTGCAGCGCATGCACCGCCTTGCCCGCGCTTTGCCCATTCGGGGGGCCGCACCGGCACCCGGCGACTACCCTCCCCTCGGTGAAGCCCGGCGCGGGAGGATCGCGCTGTTTGTCGGTTGCGCCGGTTCCGCGCAGCAGCCGGGTACGCTGGGCGCGGCGCTGACGCTTTTGCGACGCGTCGGATTCACCGTTTCCATCGTCACCGAGCCAGGGTGTTGCGGCGCCCTCGCTCAGCATGCCGGCGATACCCGACGCGCAGCACAACTCGCGGAACGCAATCGACGCGCCCTAGACGGCGGTTTCGATGCCATCGTGAGCGTCGCCAGCGGTTGTGGCATCCACCTCGACGACTACGCACCGGCGCTGCCGGCGCCGCACTACGACATCAACCGGTTCCTGATCGAGCAAGGCCGGCTCAGCGCAGACGACTTCCGGCCGAGCAATCGAAGCGTGGCCCTGCACACACCGTGCAGCGTTCAGAATGTCTACCGGGGTGAAAAATGGGCACGGGAGTTACTGGCATTGATTCCGCAACTCCGGGTCGAAGCGCTCGGCGAAGCAGGCCAGTGTTGCGGCGCCGCCGGAGACTACATGCTGAGGCATCCACATACCGCGCAACAGCTGCGCAAGCCGCTGCTTGCGCAGTTCGTCGCGCTCGGCAGCGAATCGTTGCTGACCAGCAATATCGGCTGCGCGATGCACCTGGCTGACGGACTGAGGGAAAACCCGTTGCCGGTTCACGTGCTGCACCCGGTCGAGCTGTTGGCCGAACAATTGAAATAG
- the coq7 gene encoding 2-polyprenyl-3-methyl-6-methoxy-1,4-benzoquinone monooxygenase, protein MRSREYTATDSLLINVDQALRTLMGRPLVTERRNPSDGVAETELTDAQRDHIARLMRINHTGEVCAQALYQGQALTARDPAVRDSMQRSAAEENDHLDWCERRVDELGGRLSLLNPLWYAGSFAIGALAGIAGDKWSLGFVAETEKQVEGHLDEHLNEIPEGDQRTRAVLEQMKADEIEHGQKARRFGGIDLPTPVRRLMQATAKIMTTAVYRI, encoded by the coding sequence ATGCGCAGCAGAGAATACACGGCGACCGACAGCCTCCTGATCAACGTCGACCAGGCGCTGCGCACCCTGATGGGACGCCCATTGGTGACCGAGCGCCGCAACCCAAGTGACGGCGTCGCCGAGACCGAATTGACGGATGCCCAGCGCGATCACATCGCGCGCCTCATGCGCATCAATCATACCGGCGAGGTATGCGCCCAGGCACTCTATCAGGGACAGGCGCTGACCGCGCGAGACCCGGCGGTGCGCGACAGCATGCAACGTTCCGCCGCCGAAGAAAACGACCACCTCGACTGGTGCGAGCGGCGCGTCGATGAGCTGGGTGGACGCCTCAGCCTGCTCAATCCGCTGTGGTATGCCGGTTCGTTCGCGATCGGCGCGCTCGCCGGCATCGCCGGGGACAAGTGGAGCCTTGGGTTTGTTGCGGAGACCGAGAAACAGGTCGAGGGCCACCTGGACGAACACCTGAACGAGATCCCCGAAGGCGACCAGCGCACCCGCGCAGTACTCGAGCAGATGAAGGCCGATGAGATCGAGCACGGCCAGAAGGCCCGGCGTTTCGGTGGGATCGACCTCCCGACGCCGGTGCGGCGCCTGATGCAGGCGACGGCCAAGATCATGACGACGGCGGTGTACCGGATTTGA
- the hemE gene encoding uroporphyrinogen decarboxylase codes for MSELKNDRFLRALLREPVDMTPVWMMRQAGRYLPEYRATREKAGSFMDLCKNPELACEVTLQPLDRFPLDAAILFSDILTIPDAMGLGLYFTEGEGPRFERPVRDAAAIRALGVPDPEQDLGYVVDAVRTIRRELAGRVPLIGFSGSPWTLATYMVEGGSTKTFARSKGMMYDEPGLMHELLAKLADAVILYLNAQIAAGAQAVMIFDTWGGTLTPRDYRSFSLAYMQRIVEGLTREADGRRVPVILFTKGGGQWLEWMADTGSDALGLDWTLDIGDARARVGRRVALQGNLDPCTLYASPDAIRRAVGEILASYGAGSGHVFNLGHGIHPAIPPEHAAAMIDAVHEQSRPYHTAT; via the coding sequence ATGTCTGAATTGAAGAACGATCGATTTCTGCGGGCGTTGCTCCGCGAGCCCGTCGATATGACCCCTGTCTGGATGATGCGCCAGGCCGGTCGTTACCTGCCCGAGTATCGCGCGACGCGCGAGAAGGCGGGCAGCTTCATGGACCTGTGCAAGAATCCGGAGCTCGCCTGCGAGGTGACGCTGCAGCCGCTGGACCGCTTTCCGCTGGATGCCGCGATCCTGTTCTCCGACATCCTGACGATTCCCGACGCGATGGGACTGGGCCTGTATTTTACCGAGGGCGAAGGTCCCCGCTTCGAGCGCCCGGTGCGTGACGCGGCGGCGATCCGTGCGCTCGGCGTGCCGGATCCGGAACAAGACCTGGGTTACGTGGTCGATGCGGTGCGCACCATCCGGCGCGAGCTCGCCGGACGGGTGCCGTTGATCGGTTTCTCCGGTAGTCCCTGGACGCTCGCGACCTACATGGTCGAGGGTGGCAGCACCAAGACCTTTGCCCGCTCCAAGGGGATGATGTACGACGAGCCGGGCCTGATGCACGAACTGCTCGCGAAGCTGGCTGACGCGGTGATCCTGTATCTCAATGCGCAGATCGCAGCCGGTGCCCAGGCAGTGATGATCTTCGATACCTGGGGCGGGACCCTGACACCGCGCGACTACCGCAGCTTTTCACTGGCCTACATGCAGCGCATCGTCGAGGGGCTGACCCGCGAAGCCGATGGCCGCAGGGTGCCGGTGATCCTGTTCACCAAGGGCGGTGGCCAGTGGTTGGAATGGATGGCCGATACCGGGAGTGATGCGCTAGGCCTCGACTGGACGCTCGATATCGGCGACGCGCGGGCACGCGTTGGCAGGCGGGTCGCCCTGCAGGGCAATCTCGATCCCTGTACGTTGTACGCCTCTCCGGATGCGATCCGACGTGCAGTCGGCGAGATCCTGGCGAGCTACGGTGCCGGTTCGGGTCACGTGTTCAACCTGGGCCACGGCATCCATCCGGCGATCCCCCCGGAACACGCGGCAGCGATGATCGACGCCGTGCACGAACAGAGTCGTCCCTACCACACCGCCACCTGA
- a CDS encoding glutamate synthase subunit beta, with protein sequence MGKPTGFKEIARLDRSYAPVADRITHYDEFTIALSEEQVSQQGARCMDCGIPFCHEGCPVDNLIPDWNDLVYQGDWRAAIEVLHSTNNFPEFTGRICPAPCEASCTLNIDDAPVTIKNIELSIVEKAWEQGWIQPQIAPHKTGKRVAVVGSGPAGMAAAQQLARAGHSISVYEKQDGIGGLLRYGIPDFKLAKQVIKRRMGQMKAEGVKFHANIHVGGPNFPTQRLLDEYDAVVLAGGSEKPRDLPAPGRDLNGIHFAMDFLRANSRVVQGVPGAAEQLIDAAGKHVVVIGGGDTGSDCIGTSNRHGAASVTQIEILDKPPAKEDKGLTWPDWPNRLRTSSSQEEGCERLWNVTTKAFLGDADGNLRALRCALVRWDRDDEGRWQMSEVPDSEFELKADLVTLAMGFVHPVHEGLLADLGVALDPRGNVQAAIDGADAYKTSIEGVFSAGDMRRGQSLVVWAIREGRQCARAVDEYLMGMTSLPR encoded by the coding sequence ATGGGCAAACCAACTGGCTTCAAAGAGATTGCGCGCCTGGACCGCAGTTATGCGCCGGTCGCCGACCGCATCACCCACTACGACGAGTTCACGATCGCACTGTCGGAAGAGCAAGTCAGCCAGCAGGGTGCGCGTTGCATGGATTGCGGGATTCCGTTCTGCCATGAAGGCTGCCCGGTAGACAACCTGATCCCGGATTGGAACGACCTGGTCTATCAGGGTGACTGGCGGGCGGCGATCGAGGTGTTGCACTCGACCAACAATTTCCCGGAGTTCACCGGTCGTATCTGTCCGGCCCCGTGCGAAGCCTCGTGTACGTTGAACATCGACGATGCACCGGTGACGATCAAGAACATCGAGCTGTCGATCGTCGAGAAGGCCTGGGAGCAGGGTTGGATCCAGCCGCAGATTGCACCGCACAAGACCGGTAAGCGCGTCGCGGTGGTCGGTTCGGGTCCGGCGGGCATGGCGGCCGCACAGCAGCTGGCACGTGCCGGCCACTCGATCTCCGTCTACGAGAAGCAAGACGGCATCGGTGGCCTGTTGCGGTACGGCATCCCGGATTTCAAGCTCGCCAAGCAGGTGATCAAGCGGCGCATGGGGCAGATGAAGGCGGAAGGGGTAAAGTTCCACGCGAACATCCACGTCGGTGGGCCCAATTTCCCGACCCAGCGTCTGCTCGACGAATATGACGCGGTCGTACTTGCTGGCGGATCGGAAAAGCCGCGCGATCTGCCGGCACCGGGGCGCGACCTCAACGGTATCCATTTCGCGATGGATTTTCTGCGCGCCAACAGCCGGGTCGTGCAGGGCGTGCCGGGTGCCGCGGAGCAGTTGATCGACGCGGCCGGCAAGCACGTCGTTGTGATCGGTGGTGGCGACACCGGATCGGACTGCATCGGCACCTCGAACCGTCACGGTGCGGCGTCGGTGACCCAGATCGAGATCCTCGACAAGCCACCGGCCAAAGAGGACAAGGGCCTGACCTGGCCGGACTGGCCGAACAGATTGCGTACCTCCTCGTCACAGGAGGAGGGCTGTGAACGCCTGTGGAACGTCACGACCAAGGCATTCCTCGGCGATGCGGACGGCAATCTGCGCGCACTGCGTTGCGCCCTGGTGCGTTGGGACCGGGACGACGAGGGGCGCTGGCAGATGTCCGAGGTGCCGGATTCCGAATTCGAACTCAAGGCCGATCTGGTCACCCTGGCGATGGGATTCGTCCACCCGGTGCACGAGGGCCTGCTCGCAGATCTCGGTGTGGCGCTGGATCCGCGCGGCAACGTTCAGGCTGCGATCGACGGCGCCGACGCCTACAAGACGTCGATCGAGGGCGTATTTTCCGCCGGCGATATGCGTCGCGGTCAGTCACTGGTGGTCTGGGCGATTCGCGAGGGTCGACAGTGTGCCAGGGCCGTCGACGAATACCTGATGGGGATGACGTCGCTGCCGCGCTGA
- the gltB gene encoding glutamate synthase large subunit, whose amino-acid sequence MSYGALPPKHGLYDPGHEHDACGVGFVAHIKGEKRHGIVRQGLTILERLHHRGAVGADPHAGDGAGLLLQLPDAFFRAVVRFELPPEGDYAVGMLFLPRDVAARSEAQKVVEGYVAFEGQRLLGWRDVPVDNQGLGYSVLPTEPVIRQVFVGRGDGCNDQQAFERKLFVIRKQIENRIRDSLLDGREAFYFTSFSSRTVVYKGMLLAGQVGEYYRDLNDERMVSALALVHQRFSTNTFPTWDLAHPFRMIAHNGEINTLRGNVNWMAARRQSMASDILGKDLEKIWPLIPEGQSDSACFDNALELLVAGGYSLAHAMMMLIPEAWAGNPLMDPDRRAFYQYHATLMEPWDGPAAVAFTDGRQIGATLDRNGLRPARYLVTDDDLVVMGSEMGVLQIPEERIIKKWRLQPGKMFLIDMEQGRIIDDEEIKASLATAKPYQAWIDKTHITLHDLPSVVGAMSPDPETLLDRQQAFGYSQEDVKFLLTPMILTGQEAIGSMGADNPPAVLSNKPKHLSNYFKQLFAQVTNPPIDPIREEIVMSLVSLIGPRPNLLGLDSGGENMRLEVPQPVLTNEDLERIRNIEDSSDGAFRTKTLRLTFPANEGEAGLACALDELCHAAEQAVRDGFNILILSDRPVDADNVPIPALLGTSAVHHHLIRHGLRTESGLVVETGAAIEVHHFATLAGYGAEAINPYLAFDTVQAILPSLRDAPDIKDVPDLEEARYRYVKAVGKGLLKVMSKMGISTYQSYCGAQIFDAVGLSSTFVDRYFTGTSTTIEGIGLEEVAAEAVRRHRDAYGDAQIYRRHLDVGGDYAFRLRGEGHVWTPHTIGKLQHAVRSNNAKTFAEFSRIVNEQSESLLTLRGLFEFRFAKDPLPLDEVEPAKDIVKRFATGAMSFGSISYEAHSTLARAMNAIGGKSNTGEGGEEPERFNPLPDGSMNPERSAIKQVASGRFGVTNEYLVNADDIQIKMAQGAKPGEGGQLPGHKVNQQIARVRHSTPGVGLISPPPHHDIYSIEDLAQLIHDLKNVNPNARISVKLVSEVGVGTVAAGVSKAHADHVTIAGYDGGTGASPLTSIKHAGSPWEIGLAETHQTLVLNRLRSRIAVQADGGMRTGRDVVIAALLGADEFGFATAPLIAEGCIMMRKCHLNTCPVGVATQDPELRKRFTGKPEHVINYFFFVAEEVRQLMSQLGFRTVNDMIGQMDRLDMRKAVNHWKAHGLDYSRLLTKPQAAEGDTLYCSETQDHGLDKALDNRLIDLASPALEMGEQVTIDIDIQNVNRTFGAMLSGRVAERYGFAGLPADTIKINAKGTAGQSFGAWLAHGVTIELAGEGNDYVGKGLSGGKLIIYPPHECGIERAEENIIVGNTVLYGAIKGECYFRGVAGERFAVRNSGATAIVEGVGDHGCEYMTGGIVVVLGRTGRNFAAGMSGGIAYVLDEDESFEQRCNLAMVELEPIKAEDEALERLAHQGGDLEAHGRVDVSHDMTRFDAIRLRQLVEAHLAHTKSVVAQRLLADWDASLPRFKKVMPVDYRRALTEMQAEQQQKAKSAA is encoded by the coding sequence ATGAGTTACGGTGCCTTGCCGCCGAAACACGGGTTGTACGACCCTGGTCATGAACATGACGCCTGCGGCGTCGGTTTCGTCGCGCATATCAAGGGTGAGAAACGCCATGGGATCGTCCGTCAGGGGTTGACGATTCTCGAGCGTCTGCACCATCGTGGTGCGGTTGGCGCCGACCCGCATGCCGGTGATGGTGCAGGGCTTCTGCTGCAACTGCCGGACGCGTTCTTCCGTGCCGTTGTCAGATTCGAGTTGCCGCCAGAGGGCGACTATGCGGTGGGAATGCTGTTCCTGCCGCGTGACGTGGCCGCGCGTTCCGAAGCGCAGAAAGTCGTAGAGGGCTACGTCGCCTTCGAAGGACAGCGCCTGCTCGGCTGGCGGGATGTTCCGGTCGACAATCAGGGGTTGGGGTACAGCGTGCTGCCGACCGAACCGGTGATCCGCCAGGTGTTCGTCGGCCGCGGCGATGGCTGCAATGACCAGCAGGCGTTCGAGCGGAAGCTGTTCGTGATCCGGAAACAGATCGAGAATCGCATCCGCGATTCGCTGCTCGACGGTAGAGAGGCGTTCTATTTCACGTCGTTTTCGTCGCGCACCGTGGTCTACAAGGGCATGCTGCTGGCCGGCCAGGTTGGCGAGTACTACCGCGATCTGAACGACGAACGAATGGTCTCGGCACTGGCGCTGGTGCATCAACGCTTCTCGACCAATACCTTTCCGACCTGGGACCTGGCGCATCCTTTCCGCATGATCGCGCACAACGGTGAGATCAATACACTGCGCGGCAACGTGAACTGGATGGCGGCGCGTCGCCAGTCGATGGCATCGGACATCCTCGGCAAAGACCTGGAGAAGATCTGGCCGCTGATCCCGGAGGGCCAATCGGATTCGGCGTGTTTCGACAACGCCCTCGAACTGCTGGTCGCCGGGGGCTACTCACTGGCCCACGCGATGATGATGCTGATCCCGGAGGCCTGGGCGGGCAATCCGCTGATGGACCCGGATCGCCGTGCGTTCTACCAATACCATGCGACGCTGATGGAGCCCTGGGACGGACCGGCCGCGGTCGCGTTCACCGACGGCCGGCAGATCGGCGCGACCCTGGACCGTAACGGGTTGCGCCCTGCACGGTACCTGGTCACCGACGACGATCTGGTGGTGATGGGGTCCGAGATGGGCGTGCTGCAGATCCCCGAGGAACGGATCATCAAGAAGTGGCGTCTGCAGCCGGGCAAGATGTTCCTGATCGACATGGAGCAGGGTCGGATCATTGACGACGAGGAGATCAAGGCGAGTCTGGCGACCGCCAAGCCTTATCAGGCCTGGATCGACAAAACCCATATCACGCTCCACGATCTGCCTTCCGTGGTCGGCGCGATGTCGCCCGATCCGGAAACCCTGCTCGATCGCCAGCAGGCGTTCGGCTATTCCCAGGAAGACGTCAAGTTCCTGTTGACCCCGATGATCCTCACGGGCCAGGAGGCGATCGGATCGATGGGGGCCGATAACCCGCCGGCCGTGCTGTCGAACAAGCCGAAACACCTGTCGAACTACTTCAAGCAGCTGTTCGCGCAAGTGACCAATCCGCCGATCGACCCGATCCGCGAAGAGATCGTGATGTCGCTGGTTTCGCTGATCGGCCCGCGACCCAATCTGCTGGGCCTGGACTCCGGCGGTGAAAACATGCGGCTGGAGGTCCCTCAACCGGTACTGACCAACGAAGACCTCGAGCGCATACGCAATATCGAGGACAGCTCGGATGGGGCGTTCCGCACCAAGACGCTGCGCCTGACGTTCCCGGCGAACGAAGGCGAGGCGGGCCTGGCGTGCGCCCTGGATGAGTTGTGCCACGCTGCCGAGCAGGCGGTGCGCGACGGCTTCAACATCCTGATCCTTTCCGATCGCCCGGTGGACGCGGACAATGTGCCGATCCCGGCACTGCTCGGGACCTCGGCAGTCCACCACCATCTGATCCGTCACGGCTTGCGTACCGAGTCCGGGCTGGTGGTCGAGACCGGTGCGGCGATCGAGGTGCATCATTTTGCGACCCTGGCGGGTTATGGCGCCGAGGCGATCAACCCCTACCTGGCGTTCGACACGGTACAGGCGATATTGCCATCGTTGCGCGACGCTCCGGACATCAAGGACGTGCCGGACCTCGAGGAGGCGCGCTATCGCTACGTGAAGGCGGTTGGCAAGGGTCTGCTCAAGGTGATGTCGAAGATGGGTATCTCGACCTACCAATCGTACTGCGGCGCGCAGATCTTCGATGCGGTCGGCCTGTCGTCGACCTTTGTCGACCGTTACTTCACCGGTACCTCGACCACGATCGAGGGCATCGGGCTCGAAGAAGTCGCGGCCGAGGCGGTGCGCCGGCACCGCGATGCCTACGGCGATGCGCAGATCTATCGCCGCCACCTCGACGTGGGCGGCGACTATGCGTTCCGCCTGCGCGGTGAAGGCCACGTCTGGACGCCGCACACGATCGGAAAGTTGCAGCACGCCGTGCGCAGCAACAATGCCAAGACGTTCGCGGAGTTTTCGCGCATCGTCAACGAGCAGAGCGAAAGTCTGCTGACGCTGCGCGGGCTGTTCGAGTTCCGATTTGCCAAGGATCCGTTACCGCTCGACGAGGTCGAGCCGGCCAAGGATATCGTCAAGCGCTTCGCCACCGGGGCCATGTCTTTCGGTTCGATTTCGTACGAGGCCCACTCGACCCTGGCCAGGGCGATGAACGCGATTGGCGGCAAGTCGAACACCGGGGAAGGAGGCGAGGAACCAGAACGCTTCAACCCGTTGCCGGACGGCTCGATGAATCCGGAACGCTCGGCGATCAAGCAGGTGGCCTCGGGTCGCTTCGGTGTGACCAATGAGTACCTGGTCAATGCCGACGACATCCAGATCAAGATGGCGCAGGGCGCCAAGCCCGGCGAGGGCGGCCAGCTGCCGGGCCACAAGGTCAATCAGCAGATTGCGCGGGTTCGCCACTCGACCCCGGGCGTGGGGCTGATTTCGCCACCGCCGCACCATGACATCTATTCGATCGAAGACCTCGCGCAACTGATTCACGATCTCAAGAACGTGAATCCGAACGCACGCATATCGGTCAAGCTTGTATCGGAAGTAGGGGTGGGCACGGTCGCAGCCGGCGTATCCAAGGCGCATGCGGACCACGTGACGATCGCTGGATACGATGGTGGCACCGGGGCGTCGCCGCTGACCTCGATCAAGCATGCCGGCTCACCATGGGAGATCGGCCTGGCCGAGACCCACCAGACGCTCGTGCTCAACCGCCTGCGCAGCCGCATTGCGGTACAGGCCGACGGCGGCATGCGCACCGGGCGCGATGTCGTGATCGCCGCGCTGCTCGGTGCCGACGAATTCGGTTTCGCGACAGCGCCGTTGATCGCCGAAGGCTGCATCATGATGCGCAAGTGCCATCTGAACACCTGCCCGGTCGGCGTCGCGACCCAGGATCCGGAGCTGCGCAAACGCTTCACCGGCAAGCCGGAACACGTGATCAACTATTTCTTCTTCGTCGCCGAAGAGGTCCGCCAGCTGATGTCCCAGCTCGGCTTCCGCACCGTCAATGACATGATCGGCCAGATGGACCGCCTCGACATGCGCAAGGCGGTCAATCATTGGAAGGCGCACGGTCTCGACTACAGCCGGCTGCTGACCAAGCCGCAGGCCGCAGAAGGCGATACGCTGTACTGCTCGGAGACACAGGATCACGGCCTCGACAAGGCGCTCGACAATCGCCTGATCGATCTCGCGAGCCCGGCCCTCGAAATGGGCGAGCAGGTGACGATCGATATCGACATCCAGAACGTCAACCGCACCTTCGGCGCCATGCTCTCCGGGCGGGTTGCTGAACGCTATGGTTTCGCCGGGCTGCCGGCGGACACGATCAAGATCAACGCCAAAGGCACCGCGGGGCAGTCGTTCGGCGCCTGGCTCGCGCACGGCGTGACGATCGAACTCGCCGGCGAGGGCAACGACTACGTCGGCAAGGGGCTCTCCGGCGGCAAGCTGATCATCTACCCGCCACACGAGTGCGGCATCGAGCGCGCCGAGGAGAACATCATTGTCGGTAACACGGTGCTGTATGGGGCAATCAAGGGCGAATGTTATTTCCGCGGAGTCGCGGGCGAACGTTTCGCAGTCCGCAATTCCGGGGCGACCGCGATCGTCGAGGGCGTAGGCGACCACGGTTGTGAATACATGACCGGGGGCATCGTGGTGGTTCTGGGTAGAACGGGCCGCAATTTCGCCGCCGGTATGTCGGGAGGGATCGCTTACGTGCTCGACGAGGACGAAAGCTTCGAGCAGCGCTGCAACCTGGCAATGGTCGAGTTGGAGCCGATCAAGGCGGAGGACGAAGCGCTGGAACGGTTGGCGCACCAGGGTGGCGACCTGGAAGCCCATGGTCGAGTGGACGTGTCGCACGACATGACGCGTTTCGATGCGATCCGGCTTCGTCAACTGGTCGAGGCACACCTGGCACATACCAAATCGGTCGTCGCGCAACGATTGCTGGCCGACTGGGATGCCAGTCTGCCCAGGTTCAAGAAGGTCATGCCGGTCGACTACCGGCGCGCGCTGACTGAAATGCAGGCGGAACAGCAGCAGAAGGCCAAGAGCGCCGCGTGA
- a CDS encoding SPOR domain-containing protein: MPLEPIGDNYFDTAQRAERLQLLLHLLRNTDDAIYLRAPSGAGKTRFAHRLLDILGSDTATVWIRGGTDTDLVDAAVDQLGLTIGELADWPGLVFSALGDQDLLVVVDDADVLAPQAIVQLAALHARGGRVLLLGHGALAQPQVDWELRYVDLPAFDPDQSMDFLRSFSDGDAAAVTNDLAAALHHAAHGLPGPLLDGLNEVMKRRANKTTGDRAAEPPAAVRSRWPWVAGGVVVVLLLALLVFQDPINALFEQGRQATGDTREAMLSPGSSAEDDSARPPASLAVPAPLPPITLPELSSRRPQPEVIEPSSLEESMPESPSKPGGSTQADVPTTNPETASPVDPAAATSSRDPASAPGLPEPDDLATVGPTTAGPEEGAANAMPAIESPDRPQLPGDTASGPPDSPPVSPLAAALAESEGVVVVPLTEYATVRPTPAESPPPETADPQSAPQKPAAAPAGKVVAPEPAASKPVVASAPPTAAKRPSPAPAGGMGWLRSRRPAHYTLQLVGARDRASVEKFIRRFGIGQPYAIFERQLDGRPWYSLVAGDYPDRAAAVSARERLAPGLARSGVWPRTFESIQGSL, encoded by the coding sequence ATGCCGCTTGAGCCGATAGGCGACAACTACTTCGATACGGCACAGCGCGCCGAACGGCTGCAGCTGCTGCTGCACCTGCTGCGCAACACAGACGATGCGATCTACCTGCGCGCACCGTCCGGCGCCGGCAAGACCCGATTCGCGCACCGCTTGCTGGATATTCTCGGTAGCGATACGGCGACGGTGTGGATACGCGGCGGCACCGATACCGACCTCGTCGATGCGGCCGTGGATCAACTCGGACTGACAATCGGGGAGCTCGCAGACTGGCCGGGCCTGGTGTTTTCGGCACTTGGTGACCAGGATCTGCTCGTGGTGGTCGACGACGCTGACGTGCTGGCTCCACAGGCGATCGTGCAGCTCGCGGCATTGCATGCGCGCGGGGGACGGGTATTGCTGCTCGGGCACGGCGCACTCGCGCAACCGCAGGTCGATTGGGAGTTGCGCTACGTCGATCTTCCGGCGTTCGATCCCGACCAATCGATGGACTTTCTGCGCAGTTTCTCGGACGGCGACGCCGCGGCGGTCACCAACGATCTTGCTGCGGCCTTGCACCATGCTGCGCACGGCCTGCCGGGCCCGCTGCTGGACGGTCTGAACGAGGTCATGAAGCGCCGCGCGAACAAGACGACCGGCGATCGCGCGGCGGAGCCGCCGGCTGCCGTCCGCTCGCGGTGGCCGTGGGTCGCCGGCGGGGTCGTGGTCGTCCTTCTGCTCGCACTGTTGGTTTTCCAGGACCCGATCAACGCGCTGTTCGAACAAGGTCGGCAGGCGACAGGCGACACGCGCGAGGCAATGCTGTCACCGGGTTCCTCGGCCGAGGATGATTCGGCGCGTCCGCCGGCCTCACTCGCCGTGCCGGCGCCGTTGCCACCGATTACGCTGCCGGAACTCAGTTCGCGTCGTCCCCAACCGGAAGTGATCGAGCCTTCGTCTTTGGAAGAATCGATGCCGGAAAGCCCGAGCAAGCCGGGCGGCAGCACGCAGGCCGATGTGCCGACGACAAACCCTGAAACAGCGTCGCCGGTCGATCCAGCGGCGGCCACGTCGTCGCGCGACCCGGCATCGGCGCCCGGTCTGCCGGAGCCGGATGACCTGGCGACCGTCGGGCCGACGACGGCGGGCCCCGAGGAGGGGGCGGCGAACGCGATGCCGGCGATCGAATCGCCGGACCGGCCGCAGCTGCCCGGCGATACCGCCAGCGGGCCCCCTGATTCGCCCCCGGTATCGCCGTTGGCGGCTGCGCTGGCCGAATCGGAGGGCGTGGTGGTGGTCCCGCTGACCGAATACGCCACAGTCAGGCCGACGCCCGCGGAAAGCCCGCCACCGGAGACTGCCGACCCGCAATCGGCCCCGCAAAAGCCTGCCGCGGCTCCGGCCGGGAAGGTTGTCGCTCCTGAACCGGCGGCGTCGAAACCCGTTGTGGCCAGCGCGCCACCGACCGCAGCGAAACGGCCGTCGCCTGCGCCAGCCGGCGGAATGGGCTGGTTGCGCAGTCGCCGGCCCGCGCACTACACGTTGCAGCTGGTGGGTGCGCGCGATCGCGCATCGGTGGAGAAATTCATTCGCCGGTTCGGAATCGGGCAGCCGTACGCGATCTTCGAGCGCCAGCTCGATGGCCGCCCGTGGTATTCGCTGGTCGCCGGTGACTATCCGGATCGGGCCGCGGCGGTCTCGGCGCGGGAGCGCCTGGCGCCCGGGCTGGCGCGCTCCGGGGTCTGGCCCCGTACCTTCGAATCGATCCAGGGGTCGCTGTGA